One genomic window of Haliotis asinina isolate JCU_RB_2024 chromosome 4, JCU_Hal_asi_v2, whole genome shotgun sequence includes the following:
- the LOC137282047 gene encoding scavenger receptor class F member 1-like produces the protein MFITVTLCLLTFASTKAARCEEYPHCAACDSQKRTCTSCHSGYHGSTCELVCNIGCRHGACELTSRGIENCTEGCVAGFRGPNCKVPCSPPPELCQECPGGCQEGYCQLGSSCVSGCKDGFYGATCKDCSSTCKTCNRTIGTCLECHQSHFGSNCSYPCNHCHVSCKFGCEQGCAPGFHGSFCENNCSEHCRGESDANGAMVSLPECSRETGDCIKGCVDGWYGPSCSSQCNPRCKYKRCFPSGDCQHGCVPGYYGSVCSPCPKHCVDNTCDTESGTCQRCDNGLYGLFCNQNCSVCLDGFCVETSTVCPDGCNIRGDRCVSTCTNNCTETGDHTSSKTYSIQNVIPTALCIISLVVTMCVLHRKRLLTDSARNQVSLPPSLPPPTLRRSNPFHITPLLSPPPPSLLRRSVLLLSTLAHSSPLRSTPLLTPLPLHSLKDFLLPPTSPYPAGPLLPLSVVWAALGKYQV, from the exons ATGTTCATTACGGTCACTCTGTGTTTGCTGACCTTTGCATCAACAAAAG CAGCTCGTTGTGAGGAATACCCTCACTGTGCAGCCTGTGACTCTCAAAAGAGAACCTGTACGTCATGTCACTCGGGTTACCACGGCAGCACGTGTGAGTTAGTTTGCAACATTGGCTGCAGACACGGGGCCTGTGAACTTACAAGTCGTGGCATAGAGAACTGCACTGAAGGTTGTGTCGCAGGTTTTCGAGGCCCCAACTGTAAGGTTCCTTGTTCCCCACCCCCAGAGTTGTGCCAGGAATGTCCAGGTGGGTGCCAGGAAGGATACTGCCAGCTCGGCTCCTCCTGTGTGTCTGGGTGTAAAGACGGCTTCTACGGTGCTACCTGTAAAGACTGTTCCAGTACATGTAAAACATGCAACAGGACTATCGGGACATGTCTCGAATGTCATCAGTCTCATTTTGGCTCAAACTGTAGTTATCCATGTAATCACTGTCACGTGTCCTGCAAGTTTGGATGTGAACAGGGATGTGCACCAGGATTCCATGGCAGTTTCTGTGAAAACAACTGCAGTGAACATTGTCGAGGGGAATCTGATGCGAACGGCGCCATGGTGAGTTTACCTGAGTGTAGCCGGGAGACAGGTGACTGCATCAAGGGCTGTGTTGATGGCTGGTATGGACCTTCTTGCTCCTCTCAGTGTAACCCCAGGTGTAAGTACAAGAGATGCTTCCCCTCAGGGGACTGTCAACATGGCTGTGTGCCTGGATATTACGGGAGTGTCTGTAGCCCCTGCCCAAAACACTGCGTCGACAACACTTGTGACACGGAGAGCGGGACTTGTCAAAGATGTGACAACGGATTGTATGGATTGTTCTGCAATCAGAACTGCAGTGTCTGTCTGGACGGTTTCTGTGTGGAGACATCGACCGTTTGCCCTGACGGATGCAACATCAGAGGGGACAGATGTGTCTCTACCTGCACAAACAACTGTACTGAGACAG GTGACCATACGTCATCTAAAACTTACAGCATCCAAAACGTAATACCGACAGCGCTTTGTATCATCAGCTTAGTCGTCACCATGTGCGTCCTTCACCGAAAACGTTTGTTGACAGACAG TGCCAGAAACCAagtctccctccctccctccctccctcctcctACTCTGCGACGCTCCAATCCATTCCACATCACACCTCTCCTctcccctcctcctccttcacTCCTCCGGCGCTCCGTTCTACTCCTCTCCACCCTAGCCCACTCCTCTCCGCTTCGCTCCACACCACTCCTCACTCCTCTGCCGCTGCACTCTCTCAAG gacTTTTTATTGCCCCCAACATCACCCTACCCAGCCGGACCCCTACTCCCTCTCAGTGTGGTGTGGGCAGCTCTGGGGAAGTATCAAGTGTAG
- the LOC137282048 gene encoding cell death abnormality protein 1-like: protein MSLLGFHTFPPPSSLCNSKEQYEDTRFIMFITVTLCLLTFASTKAARCEEYPQCAVCDSQKRICTSCHSGYHGSTCELVCNIGCRNGACELTSRGIENCTEGCVAGFRGPNCKVPCSSPPELCQECPGGCQEGYCQLGSSCVSGCKDGFYGATCKDCSSTCKTCNRTSGTCLECHQSHFGSNCTYPCDHCHVSCKFGCEQGCAPGFHGSFCENNCSEHCRGESDANGSTLSLPECSRETGDCIKGCVDGWYGPSCSSQCNPRCKYKRCFPSGDCQHGCVLGYYGSDCSPCPKHCVNNTCDTETGACQRCDNGLYGLFCNQNCSVCLDGVCVETSNVCPDGCNIRGDRCVSPCTNNCTETADQTSSKTKSIQIIIPTALCVICTVAAMCVLYRKRLLRDRQQRAVVDVATVEYQPHRYWQIRDEDVDTGVSDGCPENNIVMPVIAECFPAAANDSDTSGSLATVSESYTDLSRDPELLVADPGTAVSYLSPTVSESSHRDGGDTSTHENTNS, encoded by the exons atgtcccttctcggattccatacttTCCCACCCCCTTCTTCTCTCTGTAACTCGAAAGAGCAGTATGaagacacgag ATTCATCATGTTCATTACGGTCACTCTGTGTTTGCTGACCTTTGCATCAACAAAAG CAGCTCGTTGTGAGGAATACCCTCAGTGTGCAGTCTGCGACTCTCAGAAGAGAATCTGTACATCATGTCACTCGGGTTACCACGGCAGCACGTGTGAGTTAGTCTGCAACATTGGCTGCAGAAACGGAGCCTGTGAACTTACAAGTCGAGGCATAGAGAACTGCACTGAAGGTTGTGTCGCAGGTTTTCGAGGCCCCAACTGTAAAGTTCCTTGTTCCTCACCCCCAGAGTTGTGCCAGGAATGTCCAGGTGGGTGCCAGGAAGGATACTGCCAGCTCGGCTCCTCCTGTGTGTCTGGGTGTAAAGACGGCTTCTACGGTGCTACCTGTAAAGACTGTTCCAGTACATGTAAAACATGCAACAGGACTAGCGGGACATGTCTCGAATGTCATCAGTCTCATTTTGGCTCAAACTGTACTTATCCATGTGATCACTGTCACGTGTCCTGCAAGTTTGGATGTGAACAGGGATGTGCACCAGGATTCCATGGCAGTTTCTGTGAAAACAACTGCAGTGAACATTGTCGAGGGGAATCTGATGCGAACGGCTCCACGTTGAGTTTACCTGAGTGTAGCCGGGAGACAGGTGACTGCATCAAGGGCTGTGTTGATGGCTGGTATGGGCCTTCTTGCTCCTCTCAGTGTAACCCCAGGTGTAAGTACAAGAGATGCTTCCCCTCAGGGGACTGTCAACATGGCTGTGTACTTGGATATTACGGGAGTGACTGTAGTCCCTGCCCCAAACACTGCGTCAACAACACTTGTGACACGGAGACCGGGGCTTGTCAAAGATGTGACAACGGATTGTACGGATTGTTCTGCAATCAGAACTGCAGTGTCTGTCTGGACGGTGTCTGTGTGGAGACATCGAACGTTTGCCCTGACGGATGCAACATCAGAGGGGACAGATGTGTCTCTCCCTGCACAAACAACTGTACTGAGACAG CCGACCAGACGTCATCTAAAACTAAGAGCATCCAAATAATAATACCTACAGCGCTTTGCGTCATCTGTACAGTCGCCGCCATGTGCGTCCTTTACCGAAAGCGTCTGTTGAGAGACAG GCAACAACGCGCTGTCGTAGATGTCGCCACAGTAGAGTACCAGCCACATAGATACTGGCAGATAAGAGATGAAGATGTGGACACCGGGGTGTCAGATGGATGTCCAGAGAACAATATCGTCATGCCTGTTATAGCTGAATGCTTTCCGGCTGCAGCCAATGACTCTGACACATCGGGAAGCTTGGCCACAGTGTCCGAGTCCTACACTGACCTGTCCAGAGACCCTGAGCTCCTTGTTGCTGACCCAGGAACAGCGGTCAGTTACCTGTCTCCCACTGTGTCTGAGAGCAGCCACAGAGATGGAGGTGACACATCGACGCACGAGAATACCAACTCCTGA